A genomic window from Deinococcota bacterium includes:
- a CDS encoding dihydrofolate reductase family protein — MRKVILQNFVTLDGFAADSSGEIDFIVADRSVDEDFLRSADAIDTILLGRETYSMFSQYWPTVTTETELVADFVNTTPKIVFSRTL; from the coding sequence ATGAGAAAGGTCATCCTTCAAAACTTCGTCACGCTGGACGGTTTCGCAGCCGACTCGAGCGGCGAAATAGATTTCATCGTGGCTGACAGAAGTGTAGATGAGGACTTTCTGCGCTCTGCGGACGCTATCGACACCATCTTGCTCGGGCGGGAGACGTACAGCATGTTTTCGCAGTATTGGCCGACGGTAACGACAGAAACCGAGCTGGTTGCCGATTTTGTAAACACCACCCCTAAAATCGTTTTTTCGCGCACGCTAG